One Salarias fasciatus chromosome 22, fSalaFa1.1, whole genome shotgun sequence DNA segment encodes these proteins:
- the nfe2l3 gene encoding nuclear factor erythroid 2-related factor 3, producing the protein MQNAKKYFTEGLIQLTILLSLIGVRVDIDSYLSGYYTPLTEINLGPSSAYIQTPFHSLRDNLDGYSVHPKCPELDYFFASRRLLDEVRTLGSPRFPTQLNAWLVHQVSATDKADCGPSTSNTTSTGPVLESSGEDASDHVSDSGQEVCQTNPEPGQEPGSTGACGFLKQEDSVKVKEEEEDPAPITQLAHSSTLEQESLLEGITALSNPAHHIPLTIDIDPHWNSLLSITDLEDLDSLVTERLSDLDTDIASAISQDVSLHDATVNGSRAFGVLSGRTELRTAPRQQRALLRLESAGSSHSDASPGMALGLAALPFASVCNLTGNVSSHSSLGDCLDEAVFDQINQLGLEGLDTIDSQLMDSLNSIDPQVLEDLDSDSGLSLESSSGGPVSPGSSEVSSSSSSYCEDECGATGYSSEVESVPSKGVVDYTTAWSPVDLSESVWHDHSYSAPPAFFTPPSVALPHKGIKEEPLSDDDGALLEEREMSRDEMRARAMCIPFSVLQIVNMPVEEFLEVLDGHGFSQEQVTLLRDIRRRGKNKLAAQNCRKRKLDAITGLQEEVERLQVQRDRLLREKQLTAKTMGAVGHQIKQLTRDVLARLRDSSGQPLNPDRFTLQCGANGRVVIQPVRRPAVSTSTGNKTDKRKKDKKQ; encoded by the exons ATGCAAAACGCGAAAAAATACTTCACAGAAGGCCTGATTCAGTTGACCATCCTGCTCAGTTTGATTGGAGTTCGCGTGGATATCGACAGCTACTTGAGCGGCTACTACACGCCTCTGACAGAGATTAATCTGGGTCCGAGCTCAGCCTACATCCAGACACCCTTCCACAGTTTAAGAGACAATCTCGACGGATACAGTGTGCACCCAAAATGTCCCGAGTTGGACTATTTCTTTGCGAGTCGGCGGCTGTTAGACGAGGTGAGGACCCTCGGTTCCCCGCGGTTCCCAACTCAGCTGAACGCGTGGCTGGTGCACCAGGTGTCCGCCACTGATAAGGCTGACTGTGGGCCTTCAACCAGCAACACCACCAGCACCGGCCCGGTTCTGGAGAGTTCTGGAGAAGATGCCAGCGACCATGTGTCTGACAGCGGCCAGGAGGTGTGCCAGACGAATCCCGAGCCGGGACAGGAGCCTGGTAGCACTGGAGCCTGCGGGTTTCTTAAACAG GAGGACAGTGTTAAAGttaaagaagaggaggaggatcctgCTCCAATCACTCAGCTTGCTCACAGTTCTACACTGGAACAAGAG AGTTTGCTTGAAGGCATCACTGCATTGTCCAACCCAGCACATCACATCCCTCTCACCATTGATATTGACCCTCATTGGAACAGTTTACTGTCCATTACAGACCTCGAA GACTTGGACTCCCTTGTCACCGAGCGGCTGTCGGACCTTGACACTGACATTGCCAGCGCCATCAGTCAGGATGTCAGCCTGCACGACGCTACAGTAAACGGCTCCCGAGCATTTGGCGTGCTGTCTGGAAGAACCGAGTTAAGAACGGCCCCCCGACAACAAAGAGCCCTCCTGCGCCTGGAATCCGCAGGCTCTTCGCACTCGGATGCGTCGCCAGGGATGGCTCTGGGCCTCGCTGCACTCCCGTTTGCATCAGTATGCAATTTAACTGGAAACGTGTCGTCACACAGCTCACTGGGCGACTGTCTGGATGAAGCAGTGTTTGACCAGATCAATCAGTTAGGTCTGGAAGGCTTGGACACAATAGACAGTCAGCTGATGGACTCTCTGAACAGCATCGACCCCCAGGTGCTCGAGGACTTGGACTCGGACTCTGGCCTCTCCCTGGAGAGCAGCTCTGGAGGTCCAGTCTCTCCAG GCTCGTCTGAGGTGTCGTCTTCGTCCAGCTCATACTGCGAGGATGAGTGCGGAGCAACAGGCTACAGCAGCGAGGTGGAATCGGTTCCTTCTAAAGGCGTCGTGGACTACACCACCGCCTGGTCTCCTGTGGAtctgagtgagagtgtgtggcaCGATCACAGCTACTCGGCTCCCCCGGCCTTCTTCACCCCGCCGTCAGTGGCCCTGCCCCACAAAGGCATCAAAGAAGAGCCTCTCAGCGACGACGACGGCGCCCTGTTGGAGGAGCGGGAGATGAGCCGCGATGAGATGCGCGCCCGTGCCATGTGCATCCCGTTCTCCGTCCTGCAGATCGTCAACATGCCCGTGGAAGAGTTCCTGGAGGTCCTCGACGGCCACGGCTTCTCGCAAGAGCAGGTGACTCTTCTGAGGGACATCCGCAGGCGCGGCAAGAACAAGCTGGCTGCGCAGAACTGCCGCAAGCGCAAACTGGACGCCATCACGGGTCTCCaagaggaggtggagcggcTCCAGGTTCAGAGAGACAGACTGCTGAGGGAGAAGCAGCTCACAGCAAAGACAATGGGTGCCGTGGGACACCAGATAAAGCAGCTGACCAGAGACGTGCTGGCCCGGCTGAGGGACAGTTCGGGGCAGCCCCTGAACCCAGACAGGTTCACCCTGCAGTGCGGGGCTAACGGGAGGGTCGTCATTCAGCCCGTGAGGCGGCCCGCCGTCTCCACATCAACTGGCAACAAAACAGACAAGAGGAAGAAGGACAAAAAGCAATGA